The genomic region gcttactggtgatttttcggcatcatcaatgaataatttaaaatattaatttaccttGGGTATTTGGTCCTTACATAAATAAgtggtgttaatttacccaaggtatgtggtccgaggagccaggcatgaccaatgttctgtttaacaattaGGTAAATAAGAGGAAGTACTAATTTACCCAAGatatatggtccgaggagcccAACATGATtcaggttctgtttaacacttagataaATAAGAGGAAGTATTAATTTAGCCAAAGTATggggtccgaggagccaggcatgaccaagattatgtttaacacttagataaATAAGGAGAAGTATTAATTACCcaaggtggtccgaggagccaagcatgaccaaggttctatttaatacttaaaaGAATGGAACACACAACATAcaatattatatacaaaaaatgtGGCAGTGGCCatttattaatagtaataccttcataggttatttacattccaaaggcatggtacaacattttcatgtAAATCTTCTAGAAAGTAAGCACCTATACCAGCTACTAAGGTAATACAATATGGCCCTCCCAATTGGGCCCCAACTTTCCTCATGTTGGATTCTTTacagtacccacaacttttctcaatACTAAGTCACCAGGTGCTAACAGCCTTGCCCTTACACTGGTATCATATCCCTATttgagcttctgttgataatatgctagttgaaccatggtaGTTTCTCTTAGTTCTTTGACCAAATCTAGAGTTTTTTCCAGTAGACTATCATTGTTGTCTGGAGTGAACAAGGTCGTCCTTAGTGTTGGAAAGCCAGTCTTTACAGGGATCACAGCCTCAAACCCATAAGCCATtgaaaatggtgtttctccagttGACCAACGAGGAGTAGTTCGATATATCTAGAgaacatgtggtagttcttccacccatctacCATTTGcctcgtccaacctcttcttaagtccattcACTAAAACTTTATTAACTGtctcggcctgcccattccctTGGGGATAGGCTAGAGTTGAATATATGTTTCTAATGCCCAACTTACAGCAGTACCTCctaaaagctttactatcaaattgaagcccattaTCTGAGATGAGAGTGTGAGGAATcccaaatctagtgacaatgtttttccatataaatttctttgcATCCACGTCCCTAACGTTGGCTAGTGGCTTGGCATTTACCCACTTTGTGAAATAATCAGTGTCAACTAAAAGCCATCTTCGGTTTCCTGTAGCTTTAGGAAATGGTCCTACAATGTCCAAGTCCCATTGAGAAAATGGTCAtggactagacagaggattaaggatATCTCCTGGCTGATGAATGTTTAGAGCAAACCTCTAGCATTAATCacacttcttcacatactcCCGTGCTTCTTTCTGTATACTTGGCCACTAATACCCCTAGGTAAGTTCCTTAAGAAATAGTAACCTACCTCCTATATGACTTCCACAGATTCCTTCATGCAGCTCCTCCAGAAGTGACTCCACTGCTTCAAGATGGACACAAAGTAAATATGGTTCAAAAAATGAACGTTTATACAACTTTtgctcctcggacaaccagaaacgagAAGCTTTCCTccgtatcttttctgcttctcCCTTCTTATCATGCAAAGTACCTTCCTTGAGAAACAAGACCAAAGACCaaaggatccatccaactaggcttGACCTTGATCTGGTGAACCTGGACCATCTCCTTCTCCTTGGTGGGCCTATGCAAATCTTCAACGAGTATAACTCGAGGTAAACCTTGTCCAGAAGCGGTCGCCAAAGTAGCTAGAGAATCGACATGTGTATTCCTGCTTCTCAGAATGTGTTGCAAagtgaaaaactcaaaatttgacTGCAAGCACCTAGCTTGACTCAAATATCCTTACATTCTCAAATCCCTAACTTCCAATTCTCCCTTTACTTGGCCTACTACCAACCTTGAGTCCAAGAACACCTCCActgcctttcctcctattttCTGAATCATGGCCATCCCTACCAACAAagcttcgtactcggcttcattattcgtGGCCGAGAAACCCAACCTTAAAGATTTCTCAATAGTGATCTTGTCTAGGGACACCACAACTAGTTCTACACtagatcctctttgattagcTGCACCATCAACATACAATTTCCAGGTTAAAGGTACTTGTAGAGAGATCATTTCAACTGGTTTTCCTCCTAAATTTTTCCCTACGCCCTCCATTTCTACTGTAGATTTAGTAAATTCTACAACCAAATCTACAAGAACTTGACCCTTAATAGAAGTCCGAGGCATATACTTaatgtcaaaagcccccaaaATTGTTCCCCACTTGGCAATTCTCCTCGTATAATCAGCTTTTCGGAGCAATGACTAAAGAGGAAGTTAGGATAAAACCACAATTgtgtgagcttgaaaataatgagggaggTTCCACGTGGCATGTATCATAGCCAAAATAGCCTTCTCCAATGGCAAATAACGAACCTCTACTTCGTATAGTGACTTGCTCACGTAATAAACTAGTCGTTGTACTCCATTGTCCACCCTTATTAGCACTAGGCTAACTGCATGAGAGGCCATAGCAATATAGGCGAAAAGAACCTCTTCCTCCTCGGGCCTGGtcataatgggtggccgagaaagataatCCTTAAGCTGCTGAAAGGCCAAGGCACACTCTTCAGTCCATTCAAATCATTTCCATTTGTACAACAATTAgaagaaaggcctacacctGTCTGCGAACCAAGAGATAAATCAGTTCAGGGCTACAGTTATTCCtgtcaacttctggacttcctTGGGATTCTGAGGAGGTTGTAGATTGTTAATTACTTTAATTTGATCAGGGTTGAcctcatggaagtggagacttctagttgatgtgttgatatgtcttaagtgtgtaaaacatattgaactggaccgctgtgagattaattattcaaagaattattaatctcacgacttctaatttcataaactctcaatcctgaaaggatagtgaacccgatcatgaaatgtaggttactttgatatatcaaaaatGGGATCTAGtttaacggtcaaaacctcagtatgttgggtaactaCATGTAGTGTTGAGAGAatacatattctcaagatagaatccataatctctttctaTAGAGACGcaaaatatccccttgagataagtttaatgagaacTGGTTATTTATGGCTAGCCtttttagtaaagagttactaaagtttttttttattattgaaattagatttcataaatatgaataactaaaatattaaaacaggtactcaaggaataaaatagttgtttacaaagtgacagtttattatgactttgttcactatggatatttcatggaggggtcaaatgatatcatattagagtcttgggatataatttattagtaaggcctagagtgaaattatatttCCATAGTGGTAGTTGTTAAATAATTAATAGTAGCTTTGGGCTTGTTAAGAGTTGATAGATAAGTTTGAGGCTCCTTGGAGCTACAGCCTTATTAGTCCCTTTGGTCCCAtatcaagccacacacttaagcccaattggatc from Castanea sativa cultivar Marrone di Chiusa Pesio chromosome 11, ASM4071231v1 harbors:
- the LOC142616071 gene encoding uncharacterized protein LOC142616071, whose protein sequence is MASHAVSLVLIRVDNGVQRLVYYVSKSLYEVESLLRKADYTRRIAKWGTILGAFDIKYMPRTSIKGQVLVDLVVEFTKSTVEMEGVGKNLGGKPVEMISLQVPLTWKLYVDGAANQRGSSVELVVVSLDKITIEKSLRLGFSATNNEAEYEALLVGMAMIQKIGGKAVEVFLDSRNTHVDSLATLATASGQGLPRVILVEDLHRPTKEKEMVQEGTLHDKKGEAEKIRRKASRFWLSEEQKLYKRSFFEPYLLCVHLEAVESLLEELHEGICGSHIGGPFPKATGNRRWLLVDTDYFTKWVNAKPLANVRDVDAKKFIWKNIVTRFGIPHTLISDNGLQFDSKAFRRYCCKLGIRNIYSTLAYPQGNGQAETVNKVLVNGLKKRLDEANGRWVEELPHVL